A portion of the Ricinus communis isolate WT05 ecotype wild-type chromosome 10, ASM1957865v1, whole genome shotgun sequence genome contains these proteins:
- the LOC8266810 gene encoding 50S ribosomal protein 5 alpha, chloroplastic has product MSLLLFSIPQTSLSQVSLTSCSSSTMAVTATPVYRLHFKTINLYPKSSTGVCIHNHNLRSERSAIIVNASSDIDGTAPAEVPTESKEEVVAVDKLPLESKLQERAEQKMKMKLAKKIRLRRKRLVRKRRLRKKGRWPPSKMKKLKNV; this is encoded by the exons atGTCTCTCCTTCTCTTCTCTATTCCTCAAACCTCTCTCTCCCAGGTTTCATTAACGTCATGTTCATCTTCGACGATGGCCGTCACTGCTACTCCTG TGTACAGGTTGCACTTCAAAACCATCAATTTGTACCCCAAATCTTCTACTGGAGtttgcattcataatcatAATCTCCGCAGTGAAAGGAGTGCTATTATAGTGAATGCCTCTTCAGACATTGATGGAACAGCTCCAGCAGAGGTCCCCACAGAAAGCAAAGAGGAGGTTGTAGCAGTAGACAAACTACCATTAGAGTCAAAGCTTCAGGAGAGAGCGGAAcagaagatgaagatgaaacTGGCGAAGAAGATTAGGCTTCGTAGAAAGAGGCTTGTTCGCAAAAGGAGATTAAGAAAGAAGGGTAGATGGCCCCCATCCAAGATGAAGAAGTTAAAGAATGTCTGA